In the Podarcis muralis chromosome 15, rPodMur119.hap1.1, whole genome shotgun sequence genome, GCCACAGCGCCTGCTATCGCTTCTTCCGCCACAGGCTTCACTTCCGGCTTGGCCGGCATAGGCCCCTCTGGCCTACTCCCGGGACGTCTGAAGTCGCCTCCTGCGTGGCTGGAGTAGGTGCGATACTGCTCTATGCACATTTCGCGCACCACGTGCGTCACAACCCTGGTTTCCATCTCATCTGCCGTTTGGTTTCCGCTGGGCTCCGTATACTCGCTCACAGTGATATTTGTGCAATCTCTCACAAAGATATCTTGCGGAACAGGCTGGTTGTACTGTGGGTAGTAAACCTGGTCGGAGTAACGGTTGCGGTTTTCATACCACCACCGCTCGTCATCACGGTTGTTAAAGTGAAAATTGACATTGGACATGGCACGGCCTAAGAGGTAGCCCCCCACGGCTCCTGCTGCAGCTCCCGCCAGAGCTGATCCTGCCATATGTTTCATACTGGGCTTGGGTGGCTTAGGCTTCCATGGCTTACTGTCATATTTGCCCCAGCTGCCTCCTTCTCCATACCTAGGGTAACCAGGGTTTTGTGGAAAGCCAGGATTTTGTTGGGGATAGCCAGGGTTGTGTGGGTTGCCAGGATTGTGGGGAGGGTAACCTGGGTTTTGTGGTGGATAACCAGGATTGTGTGGGTTGCCAGGATTGTGGGGAGGGTAACCTGGGTTTTGTGGTGGATAACCAGGATTGTGTGGGTTGCCAGGATTGTGGGGAGGGTAACCTGGGTTTTGTGGTGGATAACCAGGATTGTGTGGGTTGCCAGGATTGTGGGGAGGGTAACCTGGGTTTTGTGGTGGATAGACAGGGTTACCAGGGTTTTGTGGTGGATAGGCAGGGTTACCAGGGTTTTGTGGTGGATAGGCAGGGTTTTGTGGAGGAGGGTTGCCAGGATTGCGTGGGGGGTAAGCAGGGTTTTGTGGAGGGTAAGCAGGGTTTTGTGGTGGGTGGACAGGGTTACCAGGGTTTTGTGGTGGGTATGCAGGGTTTTGTGGAGGAGGGTTGCCAGGATTGCGTGGGGGAGCAGCAGGGTTTTGTGGTGGGTATGCAGGGTTAAATGGAGGAGGGTTGCCAGGATTGCTTGGGGGCTTACCGGGATTTACTGGGGGataaacagggttgtgttgtgGGGGAGCAGGATTGTGTACAGGTTGGTTGTGTACAGGTTTGCTAGGCTGATGTTGTACAGGTCTGCCAGGTCGATGTACAGGTTTGCTAGGTCGATGTTCCACAGGTTTGCTAGGTCGATGTTCCACAGGTTTGCTAGGTCGATGATGTTCCACAGGCTTGCTAGGTCGATGTGAAGGCTTGCTAGGCTTTCTACTACTTCTACTGGACGAGCTTTTTCCCGAAACAGAGACAATGACATCAGTCTGCAGAAGAATAAAGAGAATTGCTATCGCGCAGGCCACCAAGTACTTCCCCATAATGGCTATTCTGTAAAACAAAGTAAAAGaatcaagttgttttttttaaggaaaaaaaagagagacagggaGGATATAATACAAAATGCAGAATATATAATTGCAAGTAGATGGTGTGGTATTTCCAAAATGATTCTCTCTCACATTATATGTTGAGCAGGCTTTGGATGTGCCAGTAATGTGAATCTGACAACTGTCCAACAAGAGGAGAGACTGTAACCCTATGGAAGATCACACGCTTTGTATGTAGAAGGACCATGGGTCAATCTCTGGAAAGGACCCTGTTTGAGTGCAGACAATCCTGAGCTTGAGGTACCAATACTCTGATGGGGTATTAGGCAACTTTCTGTGTTCCCAAGTTGATGCCTGCACCAGCTGACAAAAGTCTATACAACTTGCAaggcaggttttttttgggggggggaatataaaaCAGCCCAGGTGTTTAAGAACTTGACTTACAGAACACAATTACATCAGGCAGAAGTCAGAAGGTAGCTCCACTTCAGCTATATATAAGCAGCAAACTTCTCACTTTCATGCCAGTTAGGAGCTCTTAAAAATTGTGCCACTTTCTTTGATGAATAATTCTGAGTCACTTGAAAACTTGCACATTCCAGCATCAATAGCCCAGTGAAAACCACCAACTTGCCAATCTGGTGTTTTCCAACACTACTGCATTTACCAAAAGATATAGCATAGTAAATCCTCTCCCCAAAGTCATCCAGCTCAATCTATCTCCCAGTTATATAAATTCCTGTTGAAGCTGTAGCagaattttattttagaaaaacacCACATTATAACTGTGATAGTCAGTACACCGATCCCAAAGTTTCACAACATTTGAGTGCATACACATATGAACCACTATGGATTATAGTGCAAATGATTAAGTGTGTCGGCAAAAGGCAGCTCTGGCGATCAAATGGATCAAGTATCTCAAACTCACTACCCTCCGTCTCTCGTTGTTAGAAGCACGCTGTGAAACTAGGTCCTTTTACAGAATTGCAAATGCATCCACAGACAGGGGAaccaaaatataatttttaaaaatacgttgAACCCATTGGAAAATCAAGGCTTGGTAAATAAAGTATAACAGagataccttaaaggtaaaggtaaaggtacccctgcccgtacgggccagtcttgacagactctagggttgtgcgctcatctcactctagaggccaggagccagcgctgtccgcagacacttccgggtcacgtggccagcatgatgaagctgctctggtgagccagagtcgcacacggaaacgccgtttaccttcccgctagtaagcggtctctatttatctacttgcacccgagggtgctttcgaactgctaggttggcaggcgctgggaccgaacgacgggagcgcaccccgccgcggggattcgaaccgccgaccatgcaatcggcaagtcctaggcgctgaggttttacccacagcgccacccgtgtcccatgcaaAGTGCATTTCCTTTACCCCTGAGCAATCACAATATGCCCAGCCATATTTGTATTGGAAAGACGCGTGCTCACCTTAGAAATTAAGCACTGGAGAATCCtctcaaggggaaaaaatacagtTCAAGACTCTAATGCTCAGAAAGACCAAAGGCCCCTGCTTTGAGGCAGTGTGTTTTTAGCGTACAAACAAAGCTCCCTTCCTTTTCCAACCTTTTAAATGGTTCCAAAGGCTTTGGGGCCGGTGCCAATGAGCTGCTGCAGTTTGCCCTTTCCCACAGATTCACCATAATCAGCTTACACTTTTCCGGCATGCAAAGTGGGATTTTCCAAGTCCTAGCGTGCTTTACAGAGAACTCGCACCACCTGACCTCACCAAGCCtatggggaaagtgctgttgcaatCAGGCCCtgctgtgggcttcccatgggcatctggcccCTGTGTGGACAGGGCGCTGGTTTGCatgtgcctttggtctgatcctgcagccaagctcttctgatgttctgatTTTCTCAACTGCAAGTTGCAATGAGATGCACGCAATCACTGTTGGCCACAGCAGGTTCACAGCTTTGCTTCAcatctacagtggtatcttggttctcaaacgccttggtactcaaacagcttggaacccaaacactgaaaacctggaagtgttccagtttgtgaatttttctcggaagccgaacatgctccattcTGAGTgatacgcttccaatttgagtgccacacttccgttttgagtgttacactgaggtctgtctgtttttgctattttgcatttttgtggctttttgttttgtttttgggactgtgtggaacccagttcagctactgattgattgattgattgattgattgattgactgctgtacattgtttattgctgtcattttatggatcaatggtctcgttaaatagtaaaattcatgttaaattgctgttttaggggttgtttttaaaagcctagaacggattaatccattttgcattactttctatgggaaagcacaccttttttttggaacgctttggttttggaatggacttccggaatagattaagtttgagaaccaaggtaccactgcattattaTTTAGCATGATTTGGAGGGATCCTTTATTGCTTTGTTCAGAGCCCACAAGCTGATTCAGAATCAGCACATTTGCCAGGGACCTGTATCCCGCAAGAGCCCAGGAAGTTCTGTCTCCATTGAAGGCATTGGTCCAAAGAAAAAGCCTAGCATATCAGCTTGAATTTCCATGAGGGCGAGTTGGAAGCCAATTCAACTCAACAGCCTCCCACACACTTTGTCTTGGGTTTGACTAGCTCAAGCTAGTTAGAAGGCTAGAATCTATGTTCTGGGTTAATCATCGCTTGCCATATAAAGCCATAACAGGAATGTCAAGGGCAAAGTAGAAGATAAAGTGGCCCTCCTTCTATGGGCAAGGAAGATAAGACAGTGCTGTGGGGTTTTATTCTAGACAGCAGGGCGTCCCTGTATCATCTTGGTATTCCAACTTCCACTCAGAGTAGCTGTCAGGAAGAGCTTGTTTTGATTGCATAATGTTCCCTCCTTCCTATGCACTGTTGCTCTCAATCCGCTGTTTATCCCGCTCCCTCGCCCCCCTTTCTTTTCATTTGCACCCTCCTAACAATGGGGACACTGTATTCCACTAAAAGTTCCTCCAGGATTGCCAGCAGGGCAGATATTCTGTTTTCTGGTCATGCCTCTGCTTGCTGAAGAAAGTCATCCATTCTTGGTAAACATGTGCTGGGCCTGGATGGGGTGAAGGGAGGGCCTTTGGCACTTATCACTAAAGAAGTGTCTAAACTGGAGCAGAGGCAAACAACTTTACCTTCCCGTGGGCTGTGGATGGTTCCAAGGAATTGCAAGTCGCCTCCAGCCTTCTAACTAGCCTGAGCTAGTCAAACCCAAGACAAAGTGTGTGAAAAGGTCTAATGGGAGGCTGTTGAGTTGAATTGGCTTCCAACTCGCCCTCATGGAAATTCAAGCTGGTATGCTAGGCTTTTTGGTTGGACCTTGATTGAGTTCTGGAATTTAGAATTGACCGGGGCTGTTGATACAATTTTTCCTTACTGCCCTCTCCCACCGTCCTTCATTTTCTAGGGAAGATGACAGAGATGAGCCTATTGGGACAAAGGTTAGCAGAGGCACTGGGTTACCACCAAGATGGGGTGGAGCTGACACTCGTTGCacacgtgtgacatcacacatggcGTGCATTGCACCCATATGATGGCGCATGCATGATACAAGGAGCCGAGCACTTGGGAGAAGCCGGCCACTGGACCTGTGGTGCATGCCAGATGGGTGCAATGTGTGTAGGGCCAATAGAAGATGGAGAGGGCCAAGGTGTCTTTGGCATGCCTGGTGGTTAGAGTGCAAGTGATCGAAAACTTGGCCTGAATCTGACTGGCTATGACTCATAACTCATCTGAGATTCTATTCTTTGATGATACCAGTGGGAAATAAATCTTATTTATTCACCAGCATGGTGCCTGCAAAGAGTGTTGACCAGTGGAAAAGCATTTTACTGGAAAGCATGGAGGGAACAGtttaccaaaaaaaacccaaaatgtgAATTAATATGTCTCTTTTTTAGAGATGGGGAAACTCGCCATTCCCCAGCAAGATTAGGGCATTGATTGTGAACAGCCACAACCTAATGCTCAACCAGCCACCCTCATCCAGCCACCCTCACATGTCCTACTTTTACCCCTCAGCCACACAACTGACCACAAATCCACAGAATCCCATTGAATGGACACGCCTTTCCAACAAACGACCAGCTCATAACCATCCAAACCATCTGTGCAAGCCAAACTTGTTTAAAGTCTCAAAACATGCAAAAGAAGAACCTGCGACAGGAGTTTCTAGACCAGCTGCAAGATGTATACTCAGCCCTGCCCACACTCTGTAGAAACCTGACTTTTGTTTACTCTTCTGAGCTTTTGGAGGAACCATAGAATAAACCTGCAAGAAGCACCTCCGTGCTGACTTAGCAGCAAGATCCATGAGGCCTGCTTGTCACTGTAATATAAACATGAACACTAATAGCTGATACGTACAATACAGATATGCCAGAAGTCTGGCTTTTGCTCAGATAACTGAATTGCTTTTTAGCCAAggagaagaaactccacccagcTCTCCAGATGAAAACCGTAGATTTGATCGCTCACAATCAGAGTGATCCGGGGCAGGGTTTTCCAAGTGGCATTTATGGGATCAAATGGAACTTTAGTATGGCTTGCAAGGTTACATATGGCcgttgttacatatctttaagcaccaggcaaaaacattcatcttctcccaggcctttggcaaattaaacaatctatggccttttgaactggggggtattgtttttctttgttactATGTGatgaatttttgtgtttttatattgtcagCCACCCGTggatccttggaggaagggcagcattgaaatttaataaataaaactaaaaatttaggtttgcacaggtgaagtggattaaagtgcccTGTTGCCCTAGTGCGATGAACCAGCTTTTTGCAATTATGAAAGTTCCAGGGAAATGCGAGAAAAATGGGTGGATGAACTAAGGATTAATGTGAAGGCATGTGAATCCCCTGCAGGCAAACCAGGCCAAATTCTTATCCTGTGCTACAACCACCATGtaaaacaaaccagaatgaatgttcattaaGGACTGGACATAATCTAACCATCACGTAAGTTTTGTGCAAGCACATCAAGATGAATGTTGTGTATAGTCATTTATTGTGATGtgtgaggatttttattttattttttaagttaaaCTTGATACCTAAAAGGGTAAACGAAACCCTAGATTTACGGATTGCCAACCTTCTTGAGTCCATGGGCAAAGCACGACCTGCCTGCAAGAGCTCTCTACCCGCTTGTGATTCctagcatactgcctctgactgtggagggacAACATATAGCCATgagggttagtagccactgacaacctgatactccatgaatttgtcggATCCTATTTGAAagcgtggcactgtgggttaaaccacagagcctaggacttgccgatcagaaggtcggcggttcgaatccctgtgatcaggtgagctcccgttgcttgttccctgctcctgccaacctagcagtttgaaagcacgtcaaagggcaagtagataaataggtaccgctctggcgggaaggtaaacagcatttctgtgcgctgctctggttcgccagaagcggcttagtcatgctggccacatgacctggaagctgtacgccggctccctcggccaataaagcgagatgagcgccgcaaccccagagtcggtcacgactggacctaatggtcaggggtccctttacctttaccttttatggcatGTTAGGGGCGGATGGCTCTGTTAATTTTagttctctccgtttctcatttgtcttttgtctgttctggattttccaaaattcagcttcgtTGAATGTCCACAAATCCTAGTGGcgtgagggagaaaaacatttatCTGTTCCCTTTCTCTGCTCCTTATGCCATTTTATGCACCTCTGTCATGAGGAGAGAGGTGATGAGGGAGAAACCCAGGCAAAAAGGGATTGCAGCAGATCAGCTCCCCAGACCGCCACACCACAAAATATTACCTAATCGGTTTAGCCTCCCAGTTCCCTGAAA is a window encoding:
- the LOC114585464 gene encoding uncharacterized protein LOC114585464; this encodes MGKYLVACAIAILFILLQTDVIVSVSGKSSSSRSSRKPSKPSHRPSKPVEHHRPSKPVEHRPSKPVEHRPSKPVHRPGRPVQHQPSKPVHNQPVHNPAPPQHNPVYPPVNPGKPPSNPGNPPPFNPAYPPQNPAAPPRNPGNPPPQNPAYPPQNPGNPVHPPQNPAYPPQNPAYPPRNPGNPPPQNPAYPPQNPGNPAYPPQNPGNPVYPPQNPGYPPHNPGNPHNPGYPPQNPGYPPHNPGNPHNPGYPPQNPGYPPHNPGNPHNPGYPPQNPGYPPHNPGNPHNPGYPQQNPGFPQNPGYPRYGEGGSWGKYDSKPWKPKPPKPSMKHMAGSALAGAAAGAVGGYLLGRAMSNVNFHFNNRDDERWWYENRNRYSDQVYYPQYNQPVPQDIFVRDCTNITVSEYTEPSGNQTADEMETRVVTHVVREMCIEQYRTYSSHAGGDFRRPGSRPEGPMPAKPEVKPVAEEAIAGAVAKDQLGSSMSNMHLHFNDSDEERWWSENRDRFTSPVFYPNYSHPVTKDVFASDCENATTNYYIKPTGNQTADEVEARVVTQVAREMCRELFSDFIHHMERSRYDQKPEAPMPTKLWLKHVPEAANIAPGSAPGSATSRMCDNTFAKSSVLLIMVTSFLIP